In the genome of Malania oleifera isolate guangnan ecotype guangnan chromosome 5, ASM2987363v1, whole genome shotgun sequence, the window TCTACATATCTCCCAATCCTTAGAATCTCCCTCATTCCCTATCCTTGGATTAGCTTCGTAAGGCATTTTTGCTCAAGTAGCCTCCCAAATATCAGGGTGAGGGCGATCTTGAACAGGATTTTTTGTTATCTGATCAGAAGGCCTAGACACACTACTCTCTTCATTTGTCCTAGTAGTTGTACTTTGAACGAAAGCACGCACAGGAAGCATGCTTGGCGGAGGCTGTCTGCTTAGAGGCTGAGCTAGTTGCAGCATGGTAAGTTTCAGAAGCTAGCATTGCTAAGATCTCCTTGTTTTATCAACTGACCAAAGCCTCTAGGGTGATGGAAAATTTATTGTGAAAGCAGCTCAAAACCATAAAGCAACCATTAGCAGCCACAAAGAAACTGAGTAGATAGGGCGATGAGCTGCCACAAGAGGCCTTGtgatacggaaccccaagaatgaacgttcagagaccccaaatcagatttatcaaaaccccaagcccaaaataaaattcaacatggcagtggatccttgacctatttcTTGACGTGAAGCataaaccaagaatatcaaattaatggatgaacaccacaaaggtagcacctttgataagcttggtgaaagttcaatgaagaacttgaagagaaataaacctcacttgtaattgtattcagccaaaaataatcatcctttaatacaatagagTGTCGgttacttatagaaaataaaagaaacccatgacatcagttcggccaataaaaataggctatgacatcaatttAGTCAATAAAAgagccccacataaccttaagcatgccatgtcatttaatgaaacatgtgcaagtcacatgtcatgcttaattgacacaattggcccactatttagtccataaaaattccctaaacagcccttattggcttaaggttccagcttcacacgtctttagactatttaccatcttaggctcttcaagaaagtccttttctttagtgtccatggtcGTCATTGACTCTCGCTCAAGcaacttctcgattagtccttgcatagcctccttgaccttcttggctctagctcttgtgatgggttcGCTTGGCATGTGCAGAACATCGTGTGCAATCAGAGTTTATgggttcatatcattccccctctcttcaaaaagattcgtcctcgaatcatcacctacataaaaaaaaaaacgttgaaagttgcattgaccttataTACTCACCcggtagatccaacttgtatgcattatcgttgatcttttctaccacttgaaaaggtccatcacccctcgggtgtagctttgttttccttATAGTAGGAAACCTCttttttctcatatgcacccatacccaatctcTCGGTTCAAAAGTAACGAACTTGTGCCCCTTATTAGCCTGAGATGAATATTGTCGGTTCTTCTTTTCGATGTGTTGCtgtgcttgttcatggatcctcttcaccaagtcagCCTTGTGTCGTCCGTCTAAGCTAGCCATCTCATTCACAGGTAGCGgcatcaaatccaatggagtcaaaagattaaaaccataaacaatttcaaatggagaaaaattagtagaagcatgcacagttctattataagcaaactcaacaagtggtatgcattcttcccatgattttaaattcccttGAATGACCGCACGCAATAAGGTAGCTAAAGTCCGATTAACTACTTTGGTTTGACCATCggtttgaggatgacaagtagtagaaaacaatagcttagttcctaactttccccacaaaaccttccaaaagtagctcAGGAATTTAACATCTCTATCACCCACAATTGTCCTAGGAATGCCATGCAATCGCACAatgtccctaaaaaataaattggctatattcGTGGCATCATTagttttatggcaaggaataaaatgtgccattttagaaaatctatcaaccaccacaaatatagagtccataccctctttggacctaggcaaacctaatttgaaatccattgaaatgtctaaccaaggttcactaggtacaggcaaaggaatataaaggccatgaggtaagaccttagacttagcttgtttacatgaaatgcatctagaacacactttctctacatctctacgcatatgttgccaaaagaagtgttcatgcagaatatctaaagtcttttgtaccccaaaatgtcTCATCAAACCCCCGCTATGTGACTCTCGCACAAGCAATTCTCTTAAGGAgcagttaggcacacaaagtcaattctccctaaacaaatatccatcattcctatagaatttatgaaacgcaACTTTATCTCATGCCTCATACACAAtagcaaaatcagaatctttagcatataaatcctttatgtactcaaaacccaatagtttagtgctaagtgtagtaattaaggcatacctGTGAGAAAGCGCATCAGCCACGACATTTTCTTTCCCCTTCTTGTACTGAAGGTTTTgatgaactctacccatttggTGTGGCGGCgatttagcttaccttgccccttcaaatgctttaatgattcatgatccgagtggatcacgaattcttttggccacaagtagtgttgctcatagtagttaaaagcgcgctTGAGGCGCGCCTAGGCACAAGGCGCAGTGAGGCGATGAGTTTGGCGCCTCATACTAGGTGGGGCAAGGCGACCTGCAAAAGGCGACCCCAAGCGAGACGAGGTGCAGTGAAGCGCGAGGCATAGTGAGGTGCGCCTTGTGTTTTTTTAAGCCATTTAAACGAGAGAAATAGCCCAAGCCAGACTCGTATCTATCATTCGACTCAAACGAATAGAGCCCTAGCCCCTTttgacccttcgaagcccttcgtgagttcgtttgcgagcctttgaaccagccggAAGCCTTCGCGACTTTGTCTTTGAGCTTCGACCATGATCGTGAGTTCATCTTcaacattttgaagaagcacgacctgCGCAACTTCGTTTCGAACCAGTCGGAGCCCTCGCGAGTTCTTCTGCCTGCCTTCGAAGCAGTCGTGAGTTCGTCTGACTGCCTTCGAGCACGACATGAGTTCGTCACGTCGCCTTCAACATTTTGAACCAGCTGGAGATCGTCTTTAAGCCTTCGAACctttgtaagtcttcttcttcttcttcttcttctgcttgcATCCTgttgcctgctgcttctcttcttcttcttctgctgctactgctgttgctgctgctgcttgcatcctgctgcctgctgcttctcttctcttcttcttcttcttcttcttcttcttcttcttcctactgcatgcgtgctgctgactgctgactgctgcctgctctttttcttcttcttcttcttcttctttatatgtaagcttactgttttttaatttataatattgtttaattaatgtaagcttataaattataactaataacgtaatatttattttttttttatagaaatttagctactattttttaatttataatattaagtttaattaatgtaagcttacaaattataactaatacataatatttattttttttacagaaatttagctactgttttgttaatttataatatttagtttaattaatgtaagtttataaattataactaatacataatatttattctttttattgaaatttagctactgttttttaatttgttcggaaatgcattatgtaagtcttaaattttaaatatatgatgcattgttttttcagttaggatacgggataccaagtctaaaatcttaaatggattctagttctggatgtgaggcctcggcaaagaaagatcccgcatggaagtatgcacatttggaggataaaaaaaatagaaataatttgacttgcaatttttgtgctaaagtcacaaggggaggaatatttcgggcaaaacaacacattgtcggaggatttcgaaatgtgaaagaatgctctaagtgccctgctcatgtacgtgaggagattaaagagtatatgttgaagaaagatatggaaaaggaggaaaatgagttattgcccgactttgatgatataaatcattacggtgaagatgaagaagatgaagttcaagaaattgacattCGTGGCAAGAGAGTGTTTACTAGTGATAGAAGTAAAAGATTataccaatccaacttgaagaaaccaaaacagaaggggcctatagacttgGTTTTTACTCCCGATCCAAAGAAAGCGGTTCAAGttaggaaagaagggaagatgaagcaaacatcaataaatgaagCGTGGAAGAAAGAACTAAGAAAAAAGCCAATAGGAGATTTTGCTAGGTGGGTGTATGATGCTGGGATACCATTTAATGCTGTACGTTTGAGTAGCTTTGCAGTGAcacttgaatcgattggacaatatggtcctggaataaagccacttagctgtcatgaagtgagagttccttacCTAAAGGAGGAAGTTAGTCAAATGAAAGAGTTGTTaaaggtccataaggaggaatggacaaaatatggctgctcaattatgtctgatggttggagagatttagttgctaataaggacataatcaactttttagtgaactctccaaggggatcagtattcatcaagtctattgatgctttTAATATTGTCGagaatgcagatagaatgtatagattacttgatgagatggtcgaggaaattggagaatcaaatgtgattcaagtggtAACTGACAATGTGTCAAACTATGTTGCAACAGGtaagaacttatttttagaactactttctatagtgtatatattgtttactttaatattttaatggcttcattccttgatttttcaacagggagattgttggaagcaaagaggccacatttatattggacaccgtgtgctgctcattgcattgatttaattttggaggatattgggaagatgccttcaatttatgcaactttgaaaagggcaatttttttgaatggctatatctATAATCGTGTTGGTGTTGTCAACTTGATGAGACAGTTCACTGGAGGAAAGGAGTTACTAAGAcctgcagttacaagatttgcaactgccttcatcacccttcgttcaatccatcttcaaaagaacaacttgaggaagatgtttacttttgaagattggaatactactaaatgggcaaaggaggcggctggcaaaagagcagctactattgttttgatgcctactttttggagtaccatcgtctatgctcttaagttaacaggtccacttgttcgtgtactccgtttggttgatggggaaaagaagcctgcaatgggatacatttatgaagcaatggatagggctaaggaagccatagctaaggcttttgttgagagagaggataaattcaaggaggcatttgaaattattgatacgaggtggggatgccaactccatcaaccgttgcatgcagctgcacactacttgaatccagaaattttctattcaaaccccaacattttgcaagatgaagaaattatgacgggtttgtacaaatgtattggaaggttactgccaactattgaaatgcaagataaagtttcaaatgagttggaaaaatacaatgctgctagtggcgtctttggagttagtttggcagtgagacaaaggaagacaaaagcaccaggtaaagtggcatttgtactacctcttcatttttgaaaattatttttgctatttacctagtaggtattcatttaaaatttattttataacagcacaatggtggatggcatatggatcaacaactccaaacttgcaaaagtttgctgtgaaaatTCTTAGCCTCACGTCTAGTGCTACCAGCtgcgaaagaaattggagcatattccaacatgtaagtcattagtatatcatggattaattattaaagaacaagaactaccaatctactgctttttagaatcattattaaccatatcactttaaactttttgcagcttcatagcaaaaggagaaacaggctatcccagcaacgcttgaatgatttggtatttgtgaaatataatcgaacttTGAGGCGTCAATACGACAaacgtgacaccattgatcccatcctcctaaaggacattgatgatagtaatgagtggttgattggtaggatggatggtgattctgatgaggatgatgaacttgtgtttgaagatgataatttgacttgggattctgttgctagagctgctggactaaataaccccccgcatcacactagatcaagaataagtacaaatATGCCATCATCATCTAAAGGAAGAGGAGGCTTCATCTAGTAGTGCAACCAGTGCTAGGGGTcggaccacaatgttggaacttgtagatgaggatgaaatccaagtggatagtgcagaggagacggaagaggaaaaagatgttggagaaaacagttctgatgatgaagaggaagatgatgatatcttcaccgacttagttgatgatgagtgatgagtgatgattgagg includes:
- the LOC131155470 gene encoding uncharacterized protein LOC131155470, which produces MDSSSGCEASAKKDPAWKYAHLEDKKNRNNLTCNFCAKVTRGGIFRAKQHIVGGFRNVKECSKCPAHVREEIKEYMLKKDMEKEENELLPDFDDINHYGEDEEDEVQEIDIRGKRVFTSDRSKRLYQSNLKKPKQKGPIDLVFTPDPKKAVQVRKEGKMKQTSINEAWKKELRKKPIGDFARWVYDAGIPFNAVRLSSFAVTLESIGQYGPGIKPLSCHEVRVPYLKEEVSQMKELLKVHKEEWTKYGCSIMSDGWRDLVANKDIINFLVNSPRGSVFIKSIDAFNIVENADRMYRLLDEMVEEIGESNVIQVVTDNVSNYVATGRLLEAKRPHLYWTPCAAHCIDLILEDIGKMPSIYATLKRAIFLNGYIYNRVGVVNLMRQFTGGKELLRPAVTRFATAFITLRSIHLQKNNLRKMFTFEDWNTTKWAKEAAGKRAATIVLMPTFWSTIVYALKLTGPLVRVLRLVDGEKKPAMGYIYEAMDRAKEAIAKAFVEREDKFKEAFEIIDTRWGCQLHQPLHAAAHYLNPEIFYSNPNILQDEEIMTGLYKCIGRLLPTIEMQDKVSNELEKYNAASGVFGVSLAVRQRKTKAPAQWWMAYGSTTPNLQKFAVKILSLTSSATSCERNWSIFQHLHSKRRNRLSQQRLNDLVFVKYNRTLRRQYDKRDTIDPILLKDIDDSNEWLIGRMDGDSDEDDELVFEDDNLTWDSVARAAGLNNPPHHTRSRISTNMPSSSKGRGGFI